In Wolbachia endosymbiont (group B) of Germaria angustata, the following are encoded in one genomic region:
- a CDS encoding triosephosphate isomerase — protein MSFLIVANWKMNGTRSSFVDFIGKLNNKSNEITSKLVICPPFTSFPSSIGLNNNIKIGGQNCHHKEFGSYTGEISAGMLKELGCSYVILGHSERAHEKDSEIKLKSKTAIESGLHPIICVGENSEDYKNKKTKEVIEYQCKNRLPTQGEYTIAYEPIWAIGTGNVPNNDAIAEVIEIIKLCTGKKHIIYGGSVNSENIGNLLSIPNLLGVLIGSASLDFDHFYQIIQQVEKNFLLINSKG, from the coding sequence ATGTCTTTTTTAATAGTAGCAAATTGGAAAATGAATGGAACACGTTCTTCATTTGTTGACTTTATAGGCAAACTTAACAACAAGAGCAACGAAATTACCTCTAAATTAGTAATTTGCCCTCCTTTTACATCATTTCCAAGCAGTATAGGGTTGAACAATAATATTAAAATAGGAGGACAGAATTGCCATCATAAAGAGTTCGGTTCTTACACAGGTGAAATTAGTGCAGGAATGTTGAAGGAACTAGGATGTAGTTACGTAATACTTGGACATTCTGAAAGGGCTCATGAAAAAGATAGTGAAATAAAACTTAAATCGAAAACAGCAATAGAATCAGGATTACACCCAATCATCTGTGTAGGTGAAAATTCAGAAGATTATAAAAATAAAAAAACAAAAGAAGTAATAGAATATCAATGCAAAAACCGTTTGCCAACACAAGGTGAATATACCATAGCATACGAACCGATATGGGCAATAGGAACAGGAAATGTGCCAAATAATGACGCAATTGCTGAGGTGATAGAGATAATAAAATTGTGTACTGGTAAAAAACACATTATATATGGTGGCTCAGTCAACTCAGAAAATATAGGAAACTTGCTCAGTATTCCAAATCTATTGGGAGTTTTAATTGGTAGTGCAAGCTTAGATTTTGATCACTTTTATCAAATTATACAACAAGTCGAGAAAAATTTTCTCTTAATTAATTCTAAAGGATAA
- the guaB gene encoding IMP dehydrogenase yields MKKMEACYSFDDVLLLPAYSDVLPRDADTRTYLTNNIELNIPLISSAMDTVTESGFAIAIAQHGGIGCIHKNLSIDEQVLEVRRVKKYESWIVYNPITISPDKTVAEAVSLMREYNYSGIPVVDQRKLVGILTNRDVRFIEDQNMNIKVSEVMTKDKLVTVREQAVNSASAMKLLHANRIEKLLVVDENSCCIGLITVKDIEKYNRYPNSCKDSKGRLRVAAAIGTGKKDGIERCEALVEEEVDVVIVDTAHGHSQNVISTIKEIKKMYPNTQLIGGNITTTEAAEALIDAGVDAVKVGIGPGSICTTRIVTGVGMPQFSAIKNIAEVCRAKNVRLIADGGIKYSGDVAKAIAAGADTVMIGSIFAGTEESPGEIIMYKGRAYKEYRGMGSISAMKRGSASRYFQDSKLDLVPQGVEARVPFKGPASGVICQLIGGLQAAMGYTGNRNIEEMKKNCKFVTITSSGLRESHAHDIIITQEAPNYAYQASNLSSDSE; encoded by the coding sequence ATGAAGAAAATGGAAGCTTGTTATTCGTTTGACGATGTACTTCTCTTACCGGCCTATTCTGATGTATTGCCTCGTGATGCAGACACAAGAACTTATCTAACAAATAATATAGAACTAAATATCCCTCTCATATCCTCTGCAATGGACACTGTCACTGAATCAGGCTTTGCAATAGCTATTGCCCAACATGGTGGAATAGGTTGCATACATAAGAATTTATCAATAGATGAACAAGTGTTAGAAGTAAGAAGGGTGAAAAAATATGAAAGCTGGATCGTGTATAACCCAATTACAATTTCCCCAGATAAAACGGTTGCAGAAGCAGTTTCATTAATGAGAGAGTATAATTATTCCGGCATTCCTGTAGTTGATCAACGCAAGTTAGTGGGAATTTTAACTAATCGAGATGTGAGGTTTATTGAAGACCAGAACATGAATATAAAAGTTTCCGAGGTAATGACAAAAGATAAGTTAGTAACAGTGCGAGAGCAGGCAGTAAACAGCGCCTCAGCAATGAAATTGTTGCATGCAAATAGAATAGAGAAGCTTTTGGTTGTTGATGAAAATTCTTGTTGCATAGGTCTAATCACAGTTAAAGACATCGAAAAATACAATAGATATCCAAATTCATGTAAAGACAGTAAAGGTCGACTCAGAGTTGCCGCTGCAATTGGTACTGGTAAAAAAGATGGTATAGAAAGATGTGAAGCTTTGGTCGAAGAAGAAGTTGATGTGGTTATTGTAGATACCGCTCACGGTCATTCCCAGAACGTTATCAGCACTATTAAGGAAATAAAAAAGATGTACCCGAATACTCAATTAATCGGCGGAAATATCACAACAACAGAGGCTGCTGAAGCGTTGATTGATGCTGGTGTTGATGCAGTGAAAGTTGGAATAGGGCCAGGATCAATTTGTACTACCAGAATAGTTACAGGCGTTGGTATGCCACAATTCTCTGCGATCAAGAATATTGCAGAGGTGTGTAGAGCAAAAAACGTCAGACTAATTGCTGATGGTGGAATAAAATATTCGGGAGATGTTGCAAAAGCTATTGCAGCTGGTGCTGATACTGTGATGATAGGTTCAATCTTTGCTGGTACTGAGGAAAGCCCAGGTGAGATTATCATGTATAAGGGTAGAGCATATAAGGAATATCGAGGAATGGGATCTATTAGTGCAATGAAACGAGGGTCAGCTAGCCGTTATTTTCAAGATTCAAAACTTGATTTAGTCCCACAAGGAGTAGAAGCAAGAGTTCCTTTTAAAGGTCCAGCTTCAGGAGTGATCTGTCAGTTAATTGGTGGGTTGCAAGCTGCAATGGGTTACACTGGCAACCGTAATATAGAAGAGATGAAAAAAAACTGCAAATTTGTCACTATTACTTCATCAGGGTTAAGAGAAAGTCATGCTCATGATATAATCATTACACAGGAAGCTCCAAATTACGCTTACCAAGCATCTAATTTATCATCTGATTCAGAGTAA
- the murD gene encoding UDP-N-acetylmuramoyl-L-alanine--D-glutamate ligase — MVRISYLEVQLNKYKNQSVAVFGLGKTGLSVINALTKSSAKIYAWDDNKEQIANAKKIYKECNFTHPNEYNWHEISTLILSPGVPIPTHWVVKLARSFDCKIKSDIELFLETKTTSQKVVGITGTNGKSTTTSLIGHILKSTGKKVAIGGNLGVPILDLERDAEIYVIEFSSFQLELINKINVDISVLLNITPDHIDRHGSMNNYIATKLKLINSSKIAVIGCDNKITADVFNKFTGNKIPISVTYSLVSFQRMTRKEKPLPTTQMTEGSARDLISLADNNLLDYSEQITVIDRNYLDPSVSYLDDKRSAEIQEISLKLENHNLSMSDMKVNLVSNVENIVAAHAVCKLLGVDSSTIVNEIKSFPGLRHRNEFLGKIHNVLFINDSKATNAESTEKAILSYKNIYWIVGGKSKKGGIESLSKHFTKIRKAFLIGESTEVFANIMENKIDYMKCYNLENAFKLAFEEAINSKEEVAILLSPACSSFDQWKNFEERGEAFCRMFENLRYNYM, encoded by the coding sequence ATGGTTCGCATAAGTTATCTAGAAGTGCAACTAAACAAATACAAAAATCAAAGTGTTGCGGTTTTCGGCCTTGGTAAAACTGGTTTGTCCGTTATTAATGCTCTAACAAAAAGCAGTGCAAAAATATATGCATGGGATGATAATAAAGAGCAAATAGCAAATGCAAAAAAGATATATAAAGAGTGTAACTTTACTCATCCCAATGAGTATAATTGGCATGAGATAAGCACACTAATTTTGAGCCCTGGAGTGCCAATACCAACGCATTGGGTAGTAAAACTTGCAAGAAGCTTTGACTGCAAAATAAAATCAGACATTGAGCTATTTCTTGAAACTAAAACTACAAGCCAGAAGGTTGTAGGCATCACCGGAACAAATGGCAAATCAACCACCACGTCACTAATAGGGCACATATTAAAATCCACAGGGAAAAAAGTAGCTATTGGCGGGAATTTAGGTGTGCCTATTTTGGATTTAGAAAGAGATGCAGAAATTTATGTAATTGAATTCTCCTCTTTTCAATTGGAGCTAATAAATAAAATTAATGTAGACATTTCTGTATTGCTCAACATCACACCAGACCACATAGATAGACATGGAAGTATGAATAACTACATAGCAACTAAATTAAAACTGATAAACAGTAGCAAGATTGCCGTGATAGGATGTGATAACAAAATTACCGCTGATGTATTTAATAAATTCACTGGGAACAAAATTCCAATTTCAGTAACATATTCCCTGGTGTCATTCCAGCGCATGACCAGAAAAGAAAAACCATTGCCAACTACTCAGATGACAGAGGGTAGTGCAAGAGATCTAATATCATTGGCAGATAACAATTTGCTTGATTATAGTGAACAGATTACTGTTATAGATCGAAATTATCTGGATCCCAGTGTCAGCTACTTGGATGACAAAAGGAGTGCTGAGATTCAGGAGATCTCGCTAAAACTAGAGAATCACAACTTATCAATGAGTGATATGAAAGTAAACCTAGTATCCAATGTAGAAAATATAGTAGCTGCACACGCTGTGTGCAAGTTACTTGGAGTAGATAGCAGCACTATTGTCAATGAAATCAAATCCTTTCCAGGGCTAAGACACAGAAATGAATTTCTTGGCAAAATACATAATGTACTTTTTATCAACGATAGCAAAGCAACCAATGCAGAATCGACCGAAAAGGCAATTTTATCTTATAAAAACATATATTGGATTGTTGGCGGAAAAAGCAAAAAAGGTGGAATAGAATCATTAAGCAAGCATTTCACCAAGATTAGAAAAGCTTTTCTTATTGGAGAATCAACTGAAGTTTTTGCAAACATTATGGAGAACAAAATAGATTATATGAAGTGCTATAATCTAGAAAACGCATTTAAACTGGCTTTTGAAGAGGCCATAAATAGCAAAGAAGAAGTAGCGATATTACTTTCTCCTGCATGTTCTTCTTTTGATCAGTGGAAAAATTTTGAAGAGCGCGGTGAAGCATTTTGCAGAATGTTTGAAAATCTCAGGTATAATTATATGTGA
- the rsmA gene encoding 16S rRNA (adenine(1518)-N(6)/adenine(1519)-N(6))-dimethyltransferase RsmA produces MKKFSLKPKKSLGQNFILSNEITKRIVALAGSLKDFNVIEIGPGYGALTREILAYNPKFLLSIEKDSSLVKHHEQLLNEHQGKYRIIEADALNVVEKELVECPVKVIANLPYNISVALFLKWLNNIKFFTNLTLMFQKEVAERITAEPNSKDYGSLSVLSQLLCDIKKEFDIEPKEFFPRPKVYSSVITVKPLPTPRFAVNLETLTKLTRAVFAQRRKMLRNSLQSITSDVSTILENAKLSGDERPESLTIEQFCLLANNVILR; encoded by the coding sequence ATGAAAAAATTTTCACTGAAGCCAAAAAAGAGTCTAGGGCAAAATTTTATTTTATCGAATGAGATAACAAAAAGAATAGTTGCCTTAGCTGGTAGCCTGAAAGATTTTAATGTTATTGAAATTGGTCCTGGGTATGGTGCGTTAACAAGAGAAATATTGGCGTATAATCCAAAGTTTCTACTTTCTATAGAAAAAGATAGTAGTTTAGTGAAACATCACGAACAATTGCTAAATGAGCATCAGGGAAAATATAGAATTATAGAAGCAGATGCACTTAATGTTGTAGAAAAAGAGCTGGTAGAATGTCCAGTCAAAGTCATTGCTAACTTGCCTTACAATATCTCAGTAGCGTTATTTTTAAAGTGGTTAAATAATATAAAATTTTTTACGAATTTGACGTTAATGTTCCAAAAGGAGGTAGCAGAGCGTATTACAGCAGAACCTAATTCTAAAGATTATGGTTCCCTATCAGTGCTAAGCCAGTTACTATGCGACATAAAAAAGGAATTTGATATTGAACCTAAGGAATTTTTTCCAAGACCAAAAGTATATTCTTCAGTAATTACAGTAAAACCTTTACCCACTCCAAGATTTGCAGTAAATCTAGAAACCTTAACAAAGCTAACACGTGCTGTGTTCGCTCAAAGAAGAAAGATGCTGAGAAATAGCTTGCAAAGTATAACTAGTGATGTCTCAACTATTCTTGAGAATGCTAAACTGAGTGGAGACGAACGTCCAGAAAGCTTAACTATTGAGCAGTTCTGTTTGCTAGCAAATAATGTGATTTTGCGATAA
- a CDS encoding COQ9 family protein produces the protein MEQKLIVDELIKVIPFEGISDATLLKVCTNLNLANSFCKFQNGIYSALEYIAEDLNSSMETELWNSNLEDIKVRERIKLAVQIRLSNYAKLQNYREFLKNVLSFSILPKNTYFSSKLLYRTVSAIWYGIHDQSTDFNYYTKRAILAGVYLSTILFFINDYSEDFVDTLSFLDKRINNVMTFQKFKTRLNRMVRNFL, from the coding sequence ATGGAACAAAAGTTAATAGTAGATGAGCTGATTAAGGTTATTCCATTTGAAGGAATAAGTGATGCAACCTTATTGAAAGTGTGCACGAACCTTAACCTAGCCAATAGTTTTTGTAAATTTCAAAATGGAATATATAGTGCTTTGGAGTACATAGCAGAGGACTTAAATAGCTCAATGGAAACTGAACTTTGGAATTCCAATTTAGAAGATATTAAGGTAAGAGAGCGGATAAAGTTAGCTGTCCAAATACGCCTTTCAAACTATGCTAAGTTACAAAATTACAGAGAGTTTTTAAAAAATGTTTTATCATTCTCTATATTACCCAAAAATACATATTTTTCTAGTAAACTCTTGTACAGAACTGTTAGCGCGATTTGGTATGGCATTCATGATCAATCAACAGATTTTAACTACTATACAAAAAGAGCAATATTAGCTGGAGTGTACTTAAGTACGATACTTTTTTTTATCAATGATTATTCAGAAGATTTTGTAGATACCCTGTCGTTTCTTGACAAACGTATCAACAATGTCATGACATTTCAAAAGTTTAAAACCCGTTTGAATAGAATGGTAAGAAACTTCTTATAG
- a CDS encoding ankyrin repeat domain-containing protein, giving the protein MEIVAPLFLLDAAQAGHLDVVKYLVEIANAGVNYVVSTLSLPHFDYEKTALMFAAKSSHFV; this is encoded by the coding sequence ATGGAGATAGTTGCTCCACTCTTTTTACTTGATGCTGCTCAAGCAGGTCACTTGGATGTAGTAAAATACTTAGTAGAAATAGCAAACGCAGGTGTTAATTATGTAGTTAGTACTCTTAGTCTACCTCATTTTGACTATGAAAAAACTGCTCTAATGTTTGCTGCTAAAAGTAGTCATTTTGTATAG